The genomic window GGGCGAGGGTCACCACCGCCTGGGGCTGGGACTCCTCGATCACGCGGGGCGCCCACTGGGCTTGGTCGAAGCGGACGGTGGGGTTGTAGTAGAGGTCGCAGACCTTCGAGCCGGTGTTCTTGACGGTGATCAGCATGTGGTTGAGCGGGCGGGACACCGGCTGCACGGTGACCGTGGTGTTGGAGCCGTTGCAGGTGACGCGGTTGGCCGGGTCGAAGGGGTCGGAGGAGCCGGCGGTCTGTGCGTTCGGGGAGTTCTTGCCCGCCTCCGTGCCGGTGCCGGTGCCCGTGCCGGTGCTCGTCTTCGAGGAGGCCTCGTCGGTCGTGGTGCCACCGGTGGTCGTGGTGCCGCCCGTGGTCGTGCCCGAGGAGCCGGTGGTCTGCGAGGTCGAGGTGGAGCCGCCCGCCAAGCCCTCGTCCCGGGTGCCCATTCCGTTGTCGCATGCCGTGAGGGCCAGAGCGGCGAGGGCGACTCCGGTCGCGGCGAGCAGGCGGGCGGGGCGGGCGACTCGGGTGGTGCGGGCGGTGCGGAGCGTGTGCATGGCGGAATCCCTTTCGGACAAAGCCGGTTGAGAAGGCTGAGAACAAGTGGTCGAAGCCGCGCCGCTCGACCGGTCTGCCGGGAGCGGCGTGCTTGGATGACCAGAGCTTGCGGGGTGATCCGTCCCGGCCGCCACACTCGGCGGACGATCAGGGACGCTGGAACGCCCGCACCGGCTTTGACCTGGGGGAACGTCCCTTCCCTGGAATGCGGAACGGGACGTGGCGGATATGAAGGGACGGAGGAAAGCGTGTCGGGGAGCGGTACCGCGAACGGCCTGGGGGCTGATTTCGCCGAGTTGCTGCGGGAGTTGAAGGAGCGCTCGGGGCTCAGTTACGGGGTGCTTGCCAAGCGGCTCCACATGAGTACGTCGACGCTTCACCGCTACTGCAACGGAGACGCCGTACCGACGGACTACGCGCCCGTCGAGCGGCTGGCCCGGCTGTGCAGGGCGACCCCGGAGGAACTGGTCGAACTCCATCGGAGATGGGTGCTCGCGGACGCGACTCGGGGGCGCAAAGGGGGTGACTCCGTCGGTTCGGCGGAGGACATGGCTCCGGGTGCGGGTGCGGGTGCGGGTGCGGGTGCGGGTGCGGTGGCTGGGCGGGCGTCGGCGTCGGTATCGGCGTCGGGGGAGAGGTCCGGTCCCAACGAGAGCCCTGCCCCGGATGAGATACCCGTTCCGGACGAGGTCGGCGGCGAAGAGATTTCCGGTGGGCCGGGGGACCGGCCGCGTGATCGACGGCGTACCCGGGTCGCGCTCGCTGCCGGGCTGTCCGTGGCCGCCGTGCTCGGTGCGGTGACGCTGGCCCTGAGTCTGCCGTCCGGTGGAGTGGAGGACGGGGCCGGGCGTACCGCCGGGGCGACGTCCGTCGGGGACGACGGTGGGGAGCGGGCGGACGAGGCCTCCGCGTCGCCGTCCAGTGCCTCGCCCTCCGCTTCCGAGAGCAAGCAGGGCAAGGGGGGTGACAAGGGTGAGAAGGGCGACGGTAAGGGAACGGGGGCCGGTGCCACCCCGACCAGCCCCGGTGAGGGCGGCCAGGCCCCGTCCGTCGCGGTGCCGTTGTCCGTGAAGGTGGAGCCGTATACCTGGAAGGACCCCTGCTCCCAGCGGTATCTGGTCGACCGGCCGCCGACGGAGGTGGCGCCGCCGCCGCTGGAGCAGGACGCGTCGGCCTGGGTGTCGTCGGAGCGAGCCGTGTCGTCGGGGCAGCAGTTTCTGACGCTCACCGTGCAGGGCACCGGTGAGGAGACCGTGGTCGTACGGAGCCTCAAGGTCCGGATGGCCGACAAGCGGTCGCCCCTCGCCTGGAACGACTACGCCATGGGGTACCCGGGTGTCGGCTGCGGGGCCGGTGTCCCCACCCGGTCCTTCACGATCGCCCTCGACGCCGCGCGCCCCGATGTGAAGCCCAAGGCGGGCAGCAGGAACTTCCCGTACTCCGTCAGCGAGTCCGACCCGGAGGTCTACTACATCACCGCCGACGCCTCGGCGTACTACGTCAGTTGGTACCTGGAACTGGAGTGGACCAGCGGCTCCCGCAGCGGCACGCTGACCGTGAACGACAACGGCCGGCCGTTCCGCACGAGCGGCAACAACGGGCGTCCGGCGTACGAGTATCCGCTGGGCGGGCCGAAGTGGGTCGAGGAGGGGACGACGTTGAACCAGGGTGATTAAAGAATTGACGAGTTCTCGTCAATCGGCATAGCTTTCGCGCCTGACCTGATCCGTTCGGGGAGGGCTGTGCCGATTTTCGGGGGGAAGCAATGGGCTGGTTCATCGAGGTGCTCAAGAAGTACGCGGTCTTCAGCGGGCGGGCGCGCCGCCAGGAGTACTGGATGTTCACGCTGATCGCGTCGCTCATCTATCTCGGGCTGGCCGTCCTCGGCCTCGCCATGGACACCGAGGTGCCCGAACTCGTCTTCTTCGCCGCCATCTTCCTGCCGTCCCTGGCCGTCAGCGTCCGGCGGCTGCACGACACCGGTCGCAGCGGCTGGTGGGTCCTCATCGGGATCGTCCCCTGCGTCGGCACCATCGTCACGATCATCTTCATGGCCACCGAGGGTGTGCGGGGAGAGAACCAGTACGGCCCCGACCCGAAGGGGCACCCGACGAACCCGGCGCACCTCTGACGCCGTCGGCCGGGCGGGGCTGAGCGGGGCCAGGCGGGGTCGGGCCGGGCCGGGCGGGCATCGGAATCCGGGCGTCACCAACTTGCCCTGACGGTTAGGTTGTTGGTCATTCAATGATGCGACTCTCCAGGGAGAGCTTTATGGCCGGTGACGCGCTCAGCCAGGACCCCGCCGAGCTGCGGAAGAGGATCGACACCACCAAGGCGCACCCGGCGCGGGTCTACGACGTCTTCCTCGGCGGCAAGGACAACTACCCCGTGGACCGGGAGGCGGCAGGCGCGGCGCTGGCGGCCAACCCGCGCGGATATCTCGACGTCCGGCACAACCGGGACTTCATGCGCCGCGCGGTGACCACGCTCGCCGAGGACGAGGGCATCCGGCAGTTCCTCGACATCGGCACCGGACTGCCGACCGCCGAGAACGTCCACCAGATCACCCAGGCGATCGTCCCCGACTCCCGGGTCGTGTACGTCGACAACGACCCGGTGGTGCTCGCCCACGCGCGCGCGTTGCTCACGAGCGGGCCCGAGGGCGCCACGGACTACATCGACGCCGACCTCAAGTCGCCGGCGCAGATCCTGGAAGCGGCCGCCAAGACGCTCGACTTCGACCAGCCGATCGCGCTGTGCCTGGTGGCGATCCTGCACTTCGTCGAGGACGACGAGGCCTATCCCGTGGTGCGTGAGCTGGTCGACGCGCTGCCCTCCGGGAGCCGGCTCGTGCTCAGCCATCTGACCGAGGACCTCAACCCGGCGAAGATCCGCGCGGTGCAGGAGACGTACACCAAGCGGGGGTTCACCTTCGTGCTGCGGTCCAAGGACGAGGTCGCCCGCTTCTTCGAGCAGAGCGACCTCGTCGTGGACGAGCCCGGGGTTGTGCCGGCGCACCACTGGCGGTTCGAGGGTGGGGCTCCGTTGCCGGAACAGATCGAGCCGCAGAGGCTGGCCGCGCTGGACGACATCGAGAAGGTCCGGTACCGGGACATCAACGATGTGACCGACGCGGACATCAATGTGTATGCGGCGATGGGGCGTAGGGCATAGGGGGTCGATGGTCGGGTGCGGGGCCGGTGGGGGCCGGCCGCGCCCACGCGGCGGAGCCGCGAACCGTCACAGCCCCGCGTCCCCGAAGGGGGGCAGCGCCCCCCTTCACCCTCCCGTCCCGAACCATGTCTCCGCCAGTGCGTCCAAGGTCTGGCGGGGCGGGGCCGGGAGGCTGCGCAGGTACCAGTTCAGGTCGCTGTAGACGTGCAGGAGGGTGTGGGCCATCAGTTCGCGGGGGTCGAACGGGGGGTGGCCGTATGCCTCGTAGAAGAGTTTCAGCAGGGTGGGGTCGGCTCGCGTCAGGAAGAGGCCGACGCTGACGAAGTCGTAGGCGGGGTCGCCGACCATGGCGGGTTCGAAGTCGAAGAGGCCCGTGAGGCGCCAGCCGTCGTGGCAGTCCACGGTGAGGTGCTCGCGCATGTACTCGGTGTGCAGGAGCACGGGGCGGCGCGAGGTGGTGAGCGGGACGGAGCGGAGGAAGTCCGGGATCTGCTCCAGCCAGAGGGCCGGCAGGCCGCCGCTCCGCTGTTGCTCCACCGCCGCCGCACGCTGCGAGGCGATGAACCTGGTCCAGTCCGGCGGCCCGATGAGCGGGACGACCGGCGCGGCGTCCAGGGCGTGCAGCGCGGCCAGGACTTCGGCGGCCTCGACGATGACGCGTTCCTGGTCGGGCCGGGGGATCCGGGGCCAGGCCTCGTTGAGGTCCTCGCCGGGCAGGCGGGACATCAGCACATAGCGCCAGCCGTTCTTGTACTGGTCGGCCGAGTGCAGCTTGGGTGTCGGGATGGGTAGTTTGCCCCACAGGAGGGCCAACAGGCGGGCTTCCCTGACGGCTTCCTCCGCTTCGAAGGCCGGATACAGCTTGAGGACGAGGGCGTCGCCGACGGCGTACACCGGCAGCGAGCCCTCGGGGAAACGCACGATTCGCGCGCCTGCGAGACCGAGCTGACCGCAGAGATCCTGGGCAGCCGGTCGCAGCAGCGCCTCGTCACCGACGACTTCTTCCAACTCGTCGTTCGTGTCCACGCTGGGCAGCATGGACCGCAGCCTAGGGGGTTCGGAGGACGGTCCGCATCGCGGAAATGGTGGCTGTAGGGGGCATGCACCTGGCTAGGGTGCCGCCAAGGGGACGGGGTCGTGCCGTCCCGGAGGCCGAAGGAGCCGTGGGATGGGTGCCGTGGATGCTGTGCTTGCCGCTGGTGACGTGGGGCTTGTCGCCGAGGAAGGAGTTTCGGGCCGCTCGGCGGGCGAGGACGCGGCCGGCGTCGGGGCCGCCGTGCCCGGCTTCGCCGAGCGGGTCAAGGCGGTCACAAGTTCCCCCGTACGGGATATCCTCGCCGTCACCTCGCGTCCCGAAGTCGTCAACTTCGCGGGTGGTTTGCCCGCGCCTGAGCTCTTCGACGCCGAGGGGATAGCGGCGGCCTACCGCGATGTGCTCGCCGAGTCGGCGGGCCGAGCCCTGCAGTACGCGACGACCGAGGGCGAGCCGGCGCTCCGGGCGGCGCTCGCCGCGCGGTACGGGGCGCGCGGGCTGCCGACGGACGCGGACGGGGTGCTCGTCACCACCGGGTCGCAGCAGGCGCTGTCGCTGCTCGCCACCGCGCTCGTCGAACCGGGGGACGTCGTACTGGTCGAGGATCCCTGCTACCTGGCGGCACTTCAGGCGTTCCGGTTCGCGGGGGCGCGGGTGGTGGCCGTGCCGGGCGACGAGCACGGCGTGGACCCGGCGGCGTTGGACGAGTTGGTGGCGCGGACCCGGCCCAAGTTCTTCTACACCGTGCCCACCTTCCAGAACCCGACCGGGCGCACCCTCCCGGCCGAGCGGCGGGCGGCCGTCGCCTCCGTCGCCACCCGGCGCGGGCTGTGGATCGTCGAGGACGACCCGTACGGCGAACTCCGTTTCGAGGGCGACCGGGTGCCGTGGATCGCCTCGTACCCGGGCGCCGAGGACCGTACGGCGCTGCTGGGTTCCTTCTCCAAGGTGATGGCCCCCGGCATGCGGCTGGGCTGGCTGCGCGCGCCCGCCGGGCTCCGCCGCGCCTGCGCGGTCGCCAAGCAGGCGGCCGACCTGCACACCCCGACCGTCAACCAGCTCGCTGCGGCCCGCTATCTGGCCGACCGCGATCTGGACGCCCATGTCGCCCGGGTCTCCGCCGCCTACCGGGAGCGCCGCGACGCCATGCTCGACGGGCTCGCCGAGGCCCTCCCGGAGGGTTCCACCTGGAACCGGCCCCAGGGCGGCATGTTCCTCTGGGCCCGCCTCCCCTCCTCCTACGACACCGCCGCCCTCCTCCCGCACGTGGTCCGGCACGACGTGGCGTACGTGCCCGGCGCGCCGTTCTACGCCGGGGAGCCGGACCGGGCGACCTTGCGGCTGTGCTTTGTGACGCAGGCGCCCGGGGAGATTCGGGAGGGGCTGCGGAGGTTGGGAGAGGGGCTGCGGGCGGCGGCTGGGGGAACGGCGGGCGGCGGCTGAGGAGGTGGCGGGCGCGCTCGGCCCCCGCTTCACCGATGCGGTCTCAGTCCCACCAGAATGACCAGGTCCGCTCGCCGAGCAGGGTGCGGGCGTACGTCTGCCGGGTGCCGTCCGCTGTGCCCTGCCAGATGTTGTCGGGGCAGAAGGCGAAGTGCTCGGCGGCCACCGCTTCGGCCTCCGCCTCGGTGGTGGGCGGGGCGGCGACCGAGAGGACCAGCTGGTCGTAGGTGAGGGCGACGACGCGTATGCCGAAGCGGTCCTCCCAGGAGCGCAGGACCGCGCAGAGCCTCGCCACGTCGTTCTCGTGGTTCATCGGGCCGCCCCAGCCGATCGCCGCCGGGATGTCGGCGCTGCGGCGGGCGGGGACCAGCGCGAGGCGGGGTTCCTTCAGCCGGGAGGGGTCCTTGACGAGGGCATCGGCGGTGTCGGCTGCGAGGGCGTCCGGGTCCGGGGTGGGAGCGGCTTGGCCGGCGTCGGGGGTGGAAGCGGTCGCGGCCGGGGTGGCATCGAGCGCGGGGGCTTCGGTGAGGCCGGGCCAGTCGTCGTCCTCGTCGGTCGCGTACTCGTCCCAGAACTCGGCCAGGACCTCGTCGGCGTCGTGGTCTCCGGGGTAGGACATCTCGCCGGGCATCAGCTCCCACTCCTCCGGCCCACCCTGGCTGCCGCCGACGTCCAGCAGCACCGGGAGCAGACCGGCAGTGCGGCGGGCGGGCTGGACGGCGGTCCAGACGCCGGGCGTGGCCGGCTCGTCCGCACACCACAGCAGCGGCTCGTGCCACGGGCCCTCGTCCGTCGCATCGATCAGCCTCCCTCGCGGAAGCGGGAGTTCAAGCCCGAGCGCACGCCCGCTCGGGTCGGCCGCCAGCTCGGGCAGCGGGTTGGGAAGTGTCGCCATGCCGGTGACTGTAAGGGCCGGCACTGACAGTGGCCCGCGCCGAGGGGCGGCTTTCCACCGGCAGCGGTCCTCCGCGCGGGGAGGCTTCGCCGTGACCGCCGTGACCGCCGTGACCGCCGTGACCGCCGCGTGCGGGGGTGGCAGGCGCGTGCGGGGTGGCAGGCGGCCAGGTCGACCGGCGCGGCGCGACGCGCGTGAGTGGCGGGGCGTTCCGTGCGCGGTGGACGAGGGAGACCGTGCCGGGCCGCTGAACGGCGGTTTCGGTGCCGTGGTGCCGGGGCGGACGGATCAGTCCCACCAGAACGCCCACAGGTGCTGGCCCAGCAGTTCCTTCTCGGCGTAGGCGCGCAGGCCGTCGTCGTAGGTCTGGCGGAGGGTGTCGGGGCAGAAGGCGAAGTGTTCGGCGGCGACCGCTTCGGCCTCGGACCGGGTGGTGGGCGGGGCGGCGACGGAGAGGACGAGCTGGTCGCGGGTGAGGGCGATGACGCGTATGCCGAAGCGGTCCTCCCAGGAGCGCAGGATCGCACAGAGGCGGGCCACGTCGTTCTCGTAGTTGACCGGTCCGGTCCAGCCGATCGCCGCCGGGATGTCCGCGCTGCGGCCCGCCGGGACCAGCGCCATGCGCGGCCGCTTCAGCCATGAGCCGTCGTGCAGGAGGGAGTCGGCGATCTCGGCGGCACGGGCGTCCGGGTCGGCGTCGAGCGGAGCGGCGGCGGCGAGGCCGGGCCAGGCGTGGCCGAAGGGACCGAGTAGGTCGGGCTCGGGGTCGAAGGGGTCGGGATCGTCCCCGTCCCCACGTTCTTCCTTGTCGTCGTCCTCGTCGAGGTCTTCCCGCGCGTTGTCCTCCCAGAAGGCGGCCAGGGTGCCCTCGGCGTCGTGGTCCCCGGGGTGGGAGGCCATGTGCGGCGCCAGGTACCACTGCTCCGGGCCGCCCTCGTGGGCGCTGCCGTCGGTGGCCACGATCAGCGGGCGGAGGCCGGCCGTGTGGCGGGCCGCGGCGAGCCGGGGCCAGTCGCCGGGGCGGGCGGGCGCGTCCGCGCGCCACAGGAGCGGATCGTGACGCGAGCCGGCGTCCGTCGCGTACAGCAGCCCGCCGGGCGGGAGTTCGAGTCCGAAGGTGTGGCCGGTCGGGTCGGCCGTCAGCCTGGACAGCGGGTTGGGAAGTGTCGACATGCCGGTGACTGTAGGGGGAGGCGCCGACAG from Streptomyces sp. DSM 40750 includes these protein-coding regions:
- a CDS encoding DUF4232 domain-containing protein yields the protein MHTLRTARTTRVARPARLLAATGVALAALALTACDNGMGTRDEGLAGGSTSTSQTTGSSGTTTGGTTTTGGTTTDEASSKTSTGTGTGTGTEAGKNSPNAQTAGSSDPFDPANRVTCNGSNTTVTVQPVSRPLNHMLITVKNTGSKVCDLYYNPTVRFDQAQWAPRVIEESQPQAVVTLAPGESGYAGVLLASADGSGENGTTAKKVTIGFQGQEYGSNGGAAAAPVLPTGGVFYDSTLAVTYWQSTVEDALMY
- a CDS encoding helix-turn-helix domain-containing protein, with protein sequence MSGSGTANGLGADFAELLRELKERSGLSYGVLAKRLHMSTSTLHRYCNGDAVPTDYAPVERLARLCRATPEELVELHRRWVLADATRGRKGGDSVGSAEDMAPGAGAGAGAGAGAVAGRASASVSASGERSGPNESPAPDEIPVPDEVGGEEISGGPGDRPRDRRRTRVALAAGLSVAAVLGAVTLALSLPSGGVEDGAGRTAGATSVGDDGGERADEASASPSSASPSASESKQGKGGDKGEKGDGKGTGAGATPTSPGEGGQAPSVAVPLSVKVEPYTWKDPCSQRYLVDRPPTEVAPPPLEQDASAWVSSERAVSSGQQFLTLTVQGTGEETVVVRSLKVRMADKRSPLAWNDYAMGYPGVGCGAGVPTRSFTIALDAARPDVKPKAGSRNFPYSVSESDPEVYYITADASAYYVSWYLELEWTSGSRSGTLTVNDNGRPFRTSGNNGRPAYEYPLGGPKWVEEGTTLNQGD
- a CDS encoding aminoglycoside phosphotransferase family protein, whose protein sequence is MLPSVDTNDELEEVVGDEALLRPAAQDLCGQLGLAGARIVRFPEGSLPVYAVGDALVLKLYPAFEAEEAVREARLLALLWGKLPIPTPKLHSADQYKNGWRYVLMSRLPGEDLNEAWPRIPRPDQERVIVEAAEVLAALHALDAAPVVPLIGPPDWTRFIASQRAAAVEQQRSGGLPALWLEQIPDFLRSVPLTTSRRPVLLHTEYMREHLTVDCHDGWRLTGLFDFEPAMVGDPAYDFVSVGLFLTRADPTLLKLFYEAYGHPPFDPRELMAHTLLHVYSDLNWYLRSLPAPPRQTLDALAETWFGTGG
- a CDS encoding DUF4253 domain-containing protein encodes the protein MSTLPNPLSRLTADPTGHTFGLELPPGGLLYATDAGSRHDPLLWRADAPARPGDWPRLAAARHTAGLRPLIVATDGSAHEGGPEQWYLAPHMASHPGDHDAEGTLAAFWEDNAREDLDEDDDKEERGDGDDPDPFDPEPDLLGPFGHAWPGLAAAAPLDADPDARAAEIADSLLHDGSWLKRPRMALVPAGRSADIPAAIGWTGPVNYENDVARLCAILRSWEDRFGIRVIALTRDQLVLSVAAPPTTRSEAEAVAAEHFAFCPDTLRQTYDDGLRAYAEKELLGQHLWAFWWD
- a CDS encoding DUF805 domain-containing protein, which translates into the protein MGWFIEVLKKYAVFSGRARRQEYWMFTLIASLIYLGLAVLGLAMDTEVPELVFFAAIFLPSLAVSVRRLHDTGRSGWWVLIGIVPCVGTIVTIIFMATEGVRGENQYGPDPKGHPTNPAHL
- a CDS encoding aminotransferase-like domain-containing protein, which gives rise to MGAVDAVLAAGDVGLVAEEGVSGRSAGEDAAGVGAAVPGFAERVKAVTSSPVRDILAVTSRPEVVNFAGGLPAPELFDAEGIAAAYRDVLAESAGRALQYATTEGEPALRAALAARYGARGLPTDADGVLVTTGSQQALSLLATALVEPGDVVLVEDPCYLAALQAFRFAGARVVAVPGDEHGVDPAALDELVARTRPKFFYTVPTFQNPTGRTLPAERRAAVASVATRRGLWIVEDDPYGELRFEGDRVPWIASYPGAEDRTALLGSFSKVMAPGMRLGWLRAPAGLRRACAVAKQAADLHTPTVNQLAAARYLADRDLDAHVARVSAAYRERRDAMLDGLAEALPEGSTWNRPQGGMFLWARLPSSYDTAALLPHVVRHDVAYVPGAPFYAGEPDRATLRLCFVTQAPGEIREGLRRLGEGLRAAAGGTAGGG
- a CDS encoding DUF4253 domain-containing protein, with translation MATLPNPLPELAADPSGRALGLELPLPRGRLIDATDEGPWHEPLLWCADEPATPGVWTAVQPARRTAGLLPVLLDVGGSQGGPEEWELMPGEMSYPGDHDADEVLAEFWDEYATDEDDDWPGLTEAPALDATPAATASTPDAGQAAPTPDPDALAADTADALVKDPSRLKEPRLALVPARRSADIPAAIGWGGPMNHENDVARLCAVLRSWEDRFGIRVVALTYDQLVLSVAAPPTTEAEAEAVAAEHFAFCPDNIWQGTADGTRQTYARTLLGERTWSFWWD
- a CDS encoding SAM-dependent methyltransferase, whose product is MAGDALSQDPAELRKRIDTTKAHPARVYDVFLGGKDNYPVDREAAGAALAANPRGYLDVRHNRDFMRRAVTTLAEDEGIRQFLDIGTGLPTAENVHQITQAIVPDSRVVYVDNDPVVLAHARALLTSGPEGATDYIDADLKSPAQILEAAAKTLDFDQPIALCLVAILHFVEDDEAYPVVRELVDALPSGSRLVLSHLTEDLNPAKIRAVQETYTKRGFTFVLRSKDEVARFFEQSDLVVDEPGVVPAHHWRFEGGAPLPEQIEPQRLAALDDIEKVRYRDINDVTDADINVYAAMGRRA